The genome window ATGGAGACCTAAGAGAGAGTTCCAAGAAATAGACTTCTATAAGAAGTGCATTTCTCCAAGAAAGAAGACACTACCATATTTCATGTAGTATCACTATCATCTCTTGCagcctttcttctttctttctctaagAGTGGTTTGGACACCACCATATTTCATATAGTATCATCCCCTGTagcctttcttctttctttctctaagAGTGGTGCTAGCGGATCTACCGTAGGGTAGGGGCTCTACGGAACTCCTGATCTTGTAATCATAAATTCTCAATCTTCCCATTCCCACTtatatcaaatatcaataagATTTACAATTCCAAATTCATTATATGGTCTATTCTAAATTTTAAGCTTTACTTCTTTACATTTTTATAGTTCTATTGTTACTCattcttaaatatataatgCCTATGCAAACTATGCAAAGATTTACAAGCCAGTTTATAGGGATTGATTTTACACACGCAGAAACTAAGCAAGTTACCATAcaattacaacttacaagtgAAATTAGTACTTAGTAATAGTATCACTCGAAAATTGTGGTTTCTATCCGAGACTTAGTGGCATACCATCAAAAGTGATTGTCATATTTATCCTTATTTTGAAATAGATCCTCATAAAAGGTCTTCATCCATTCCGCTTAGAGCCAAAGGTAGCTATCACACTCTTGATGCTGAAGAGTGATTGACCACCTTGACAAGATTGCCCACATGACCGATTATGAAAAACAAGCCAGTaattttactctatttttttaagaaacgcGTTCCTGTAAAAATAAGCATGTAACTAACTAATTTCGTCAGTTCTGCAcacttcaattttttgatagttGTTACTCCTTGAGAAATTGTAACCAGTTTGTAAAGTTTTTATGGCTTAGAATTGTGTTGCTTGAGAAATCTGCTACATAATAATAGTTCGAAAAGAGAAACATTTGCAAAGTTTTGAATGTATTGTGTTCTCAGTAAGATTTTAAGCAGtgccttgttttttttttttttttttttttgagaatgaaataCTTCCTTAATATTAAACCGAAGAGGCTAAATCAGCCTGAACTATATGAAGGATGTCTGGTGGTACATTATCCATCCAGACATTTTGATTGGGCGAGTTAATTGCCCTTCTAGCCAAAGCGTGGGCGACACCATTTCCTTGTCTACGGATATGAGAAAAGAGAATACAGGAAAAATAAGAAGCTAACAGTTTAACATCATGTAAAAAATATGACCGAGAAGCGCGAGGGATGGTTCTGTGCTAGACAAATCCTTATACACGATGTCACAGTCTCCTTCCAAAAGTGCAGCGGTGATGCCAAGCTCTACTTAAGCAGTGCCCTTGTTGGATCTTAtataagagcatttgcagcagtggagctaaaaagctataatgttattttaactCCACTAATATACCAAAAAAGGCTTGCAGCAGTGGAGgcaaacttataaattttagttgatttgctatagtgcacatctatctatagatgtgcattgtagcagacatctaaaaaataataataattttttattccaacaccaattaaaataatgcaactcactatattttttttcatttcttttattctatCTCACCATTCACTCTCATCATCACTCTCCATGCCGTCGCCGTCCCAGCCCACGCCGTCGCCGACCCACGCCATCCCAACCCACGCCGTCGCCGTCTgtcaagctctcatctctctcatctcCCAACCCACGCCATCGCCGTCCTAGCCCACGCCACCCAATCCTCCCCACTCCGCCGATCCATGCCTCCACCCAGTCCCCCGATCAAACCTATAccatctctctattctctttgctatgattgagtttgtttttttttttattttttttttttatattgtgttttcatatgggtttggtggctgtggtggtggtggttgattttgacTATGGTAGTGGTGGTGAATGATTTTGACAGTaggtttgtggattttggttgtGATGACCGGTGACAATGGggttgtgattgtggttgtggtttttttttttttttttttcctcttgtgGTTGCCAGtagagtggtggttgtggccggTGGTGATGGTGGCAAAGACTGTGACTGATGGTATAAGTGGTTGGTgctatgtatgtatttttttgttagtgaaatatattattttattgtagtttatatattattttattgtaatatttatattattttattgcgtTGATAActaaaatagatctactgcTGCAGTATGTGTTTTaagtataatagataaagtaacttttgatggagctaaaaagctaaatttttaaccccactgctgtgaatgctctaagtgcTGCAACAGAGGCTACATAAAAAGTCTATAAAATAAACAAGATTCCGAGCAATTTACTCTACTCTCCAGGTGGTATGAGCTTTGTAAAGGATAGTAGTCGTTCTCTTTACTAAAGAAACCAATTTCGTTCACCATCTTTGCAATTCTGCATCTGGCAACTTCAATAGACCGACTAATATTTCAACCTCACCCGAGGTTGAATATGGATCCCCATCTGGTTCATGCTATGCAATTCAGGTTTTAAatgttgaaggaaaaaaaaagtatgtctTTTAACCACCACTTATTTAGTAAGACTATAAATAGGGTTGACAACAGAGTCAAAGATACATGCAAGCATAAAACCAAATGTACATGGAAAAGCCATGAGAAATACCATATTCTAGCATGTTTCACCAACTTCTGATTTCACCATTAGCAGCATCGTCTGATTTGATGATCTCTTTAGGGGGAGAGATGCAGCGTACTTGGTTGACTAAATGCGTTAGCATCTCCCTTTCTTGGATTTCAATCTATAAACTGAATCCTTCTGAACCCCATGAAGCCATTAAAATTCaatctaaaataaaacaacacATAATGCCATGGAAATAACAGAATACCAAACTCTTTCGAAATTATCGAGGCATATATCCCAGAATCATTCAGAAAAGGCTAATCTTTTAGTAGATAACATCGAAACAGTTCCAAACATTGTCTTTTAGATATTCACCAATCTATTTATAGATCTCTCCTGCCAGAGAAACAACCTGCAAAACCCATTTATGCAGTGGCACCTCCCGTTTGGTGCAGCATGGCGTCAATCTCATCTCCATCCTCCATTTCCAGCTGCAGCAACGAATATTAAAAGTAAGAAACTAAGCTCAAACAATGGCAttcacacacatgcacacaatGTCAGTGGGGGAGATACCTCATCTGGAGTCTGCTCTGCTCGGAGACGACGGCCATCAAACAAGAATGCAATTGAGCTGATATCCACTGACTGCCGATCACAATAAGCATTCATAAGTTTCTTCAGTTGAGTGCTCCTCTTAATCCTGAAAAATACTTCATTTCCATCCTAAAAGAACAAAgccaaattagtatttagaACTTCACACTGATTGCATGTCTCCATGCCCTACCATTGAACCATAGATGCAatgtaaataaacaaaaagtgCACAAAACAGAAATTTGCATAGTAAAGATAATAAATAGTTTAACCCTTTCTAGAGCACATTGATTGCCTTGCCAATCCATTAAAATTTACATCATCTAAGAATATTAAAGTATTTTCAGGGGCAgtattgaaaatatatatatagagagagagagagagatacccTGTGCTTTCATTGAACGTCTTATGGTGCTTATATCAAATATTGAAGACCATAACTGTAAAAATGCACATGCAAgctgccaagagccttgtaggaCAACTAGCATCTCTTGATGTTTCCAATAAAGACATCCATGGTCCAAATCCCCCTCtcccccaactatcaaattatcaaaaaaatgcaTATGCAAGCTTATGTGATACGTCCTAGCTGACAAGGTGTTAGGAGCATAATGTGTTGCTGATGATGGCATGAGGAATGAGGGGGCTTGGACAGCATTGGGTCAATCACTTGGCTTCATGTTTTCTCAACACACTCATGACTCCTCATGCCTAACTAGTGATGCTCCTCAGGGCTCTTTGAGGGGGACCTGCCAATCTCCCTACTCGAGTTGGATCAATGAGCAATGATAAGGGGCAGCATATGGAGGCACCTTGCTCCACATGATGCCCCAAGGCCATGGCAGAAGAGGGTCATGGTGGGCAGAGATGGTTGTGATGATGAGCAGCAGCAGCAGGTGGTGCTGACTCTATGTGATAGTGCATGGCATTGGTGGCTTAGTTGTTGGTTCCTTATGTGTGAGCTTGGTGGCTTGAGTGCAAGGTAGGGCTGGGCTGCTGTGATGATTAAATGTTGTGTGCAAGGCATTGGGCTAGTGGGGGCTGGCTGAATGCATGGACAAGTGCCAGTGGGCTGATGGCAGTTACTTTGTGTGCTGCAAGTGAGCATGCTGTGTGGGCTGTAGTGCTAATGGGAGGCATTGAGCATGGGCCAAGCCTCTCCAAAACGTGTGGGAACATGTTGTGTGGATTGCTAGAGAATGAGCAAAGGCCCCATGGTCTACTGAGACATGGGCAATGCATGTGCAATGGTAGTTATTAAGTAGTTACCAAGCAATTCCTAGCATTCCTGATGATCAGACTTGCTGTGTAGGAGCTGAAAACGTGAAGAGCAAGCCAAGGCAGCATCGGTTGAAGGTGCCCTAAGTCAGAAAACAAGTGGCAGATTGTCCAAGACCCAAGCAGTTACTAGGCAGTAACTGCCATAGCAgttaattttgtgtatttaacCCTAAGACTGTTGGGGTGTCAATAGCAGAGTGTATTTGGACTTGGGAAAATTCTGTGTAATTCTCTAGGATTGTAAAAGGGTTTCCTTTGTACTTGAGATTAAGTAATAAAGGTTGGGTGGGGTGTGGGGTGGGTTCCCTGTAAATATTGTGTGTGCTGCGTGTTTAAACGTCCCTATATAATCTGTTCTAAGTGTTATTGCAATAAGTGTGTGGTGTTGGCTGAGACTAAGTCAGGGACTTAGGGTCATCACAGGCagaaaatttgagtgaaaaatTGACCTGGTGACAAAAAGCTACCATAGGTTTGCTCAATATGTACAAAGCCAAACATGGAATGGTCTGCAATACTAATGTCTCACTAACTTCTCACTTCCGAGCAATTATAGTGCAGTATGCATATGATAAAGATCTACAATGTCCAAGACATACTTCCAACAACCATCCTCTACTAAAtaattggatttaaaaaaaataaaacaaatgcaTGAAACAAAGTTCATAAACTTATTGAACTAGCAAGAGCATCAAGATCAACCATTATACAAGCATATTTAATTCACACAAGTAAGaaatataagacctcaatgcatgtttcctattttttaaaagtttctaCATGAGGAAGAAAACAACTTTTACTGAAAACATTGAGATTATTTCAACGAATTTATTACCAACATAAATAAACATACAAAAGCAAACAGTAACATGCAAAAATGTGCATTTTTATAGGAGTGCAGCGCACAATAATGTACTTTGATTTATTAATCTAAAAGAGGAGTACATTATGgctcaattaattgtttaagaTGCATGAAGACAAATATGGTAGACcaactaaaagaaaattaagccCTTGTGAAGAGAAACTCATCAAATCACAAGTTCACAAATAGTAGTTCCAGTAACTTGTAAGACAAATATAACAAGAACCAAAATATACTAACATCATAAATTAAGCAACAATAAATCAGTAAGAAAGCAGAACAAAACAAATTAGAATAGTCAAGTCATAGCACGACAAGCTTCCAAGACACTATGTGCCCATTTGGGAAGGTAACGTAAAACTgcatttttttcaaagtatatACTTTTTAACACCCCACTTTCTAGGTAAAGCTTTTCAAATGGCCCATTTCCGAAAAAGACTGAAAATAAGTTGTACCAAACGGGCAATAAGTACACACTCAGCTAAAGTACTTTAAATGAATGTTTCTGGAAATAAATGTGTAGTTTATACCCAAGCATGTTTGATTGAAGTAATGATTACCAAATCACGACAATAGAAAGTTTATCttccactttctggcattaacttGGAACCACGTGCATTTAAAGCACCTTCCCGGAGTTAATTTTCCAGTCCACTTGAGAAATTACCCATTCCTAAAAGTACGGATTACTATATACCGAACAAACCAATGATTATTCATGAGTCCATAATGgaatcaaataaaa of Quercus lobata isolate SW786 chromosome 8, ValleyOak3.0 Primary Assembly, whole genome shotgun sequence contains these proteins:
- the LOC115955085 gene encoding small ubiquitin-related modifier 1, yielding MSGVTNQEEDKKPTDQSAHINLKVKGQDGNEVFFRIKRSTQLKKLMNAYCDRQSVDISSIAFLFDGRRLRAEQTPDELEMEDGDEIDAMLHQTGGATA